One window of Polyangiaceae bacterium genomic DNA carries:
- a CDS encoding serine/threonine-protein phosphatase, with protein sequence MTHGRMTLVAAGQTDVGRRRSHNEDQFLVREDLGLIAIADGAGGHKAGEVAAKLACTSISNYVGATVRKAWDRPDFDRFGLPNDARRLVAAVQKANKDVVEISRTHGKYRGMGTTVVAGLYSPRSHLFHIAHVGDSRAYRLRRGALEQLTQDHSLLQDVLETQPELDDQVISRFPRSVVTRALGMDQQLRVAVTSHRALPGDRYLLCSDGLCGYVEPTEIEATLRLEESPAAVNQLLVDLANAVGGRDNIGVVTCDFEADGEVKRPGPQTTIPDLDDDDSPELMILGIEDAALVVTGGQLRDELMVQLGQLLKKQPK encoded by the coding sequence ATGACGCATGGACGCATGACGCTGGTCGCTGCCGGGCAGACGGACGTTGGACGTCGCCGCAGTCACAATGAGGACCAGTTCCTGGTTCGCGAGGACCTTGGCCTGATCGCCATCGCAGACGGCGCCGGTGGACACAAGGCTGGCGAAGTGGCGGCGAAGCTCGCTTGCACGAGTATCTCGAACTACGTGGGGGCCACGGTTCGCAAGGCCTGGGACCGCCCCGATTTCGACCGCTTCGGGCTACCCAACGACGCGCGCCGGTTGGTGGCGGCTGTGCAGAAGGCGAACAAGGACGTGGTTGAGATCTCCCGGACTCACGGCAAGTACCGCGGGATGGGAACCACCGTGGTCGCCGGGCTCTACTCCCCACGTAGCCACCTCTTCCACATCGCTCACGTGGGGGACAGCCGAGCCTATCGCCTGCGGCGTGGCGCGTTGGAGCAACTCACCCAAGATCATTCACTGCTGCAGGACGTGCTCGAGACGCAGCCGGAGCTGGACGATCAAGTGATCTCGCGCTTTCCGCGCAGCGTGGTGACGCGCGCCCTTGGGATGGATCAGCAGCTGCGCGTCGCTGTCACGAGCCACCGAGCGCTGCCCGGAGATCGCTACCTGCTCTGTAGTGACGGTCTGTGTGGATACGTCGAGCCCACCGAAATTGAAGCCACGCTGCGCCTCGAGGAATCGCCAGCAGCCGTGAACCAGTTGCTCGTGGACCTGGCCAACGCCGTTGGAGGGCGCGACAACATCGGCGTTGTGACCTGCGACTTCGAAGCCGACGGCGAAGTGAAGCGGCCAGGGCCGCAAACCACGATCCCCGATCTGGACGATGACGACTCTCCTGAGCTGATGATCCTCGGCATCGAGGATGCGGCGCTAGTCGTCACCGGCGGACAGCTCCGTGACGAGTTGATGGTGCAGTTGGGGCAGTTGCTGAAGAAGCAACCGAAGTAA
- a CDS encoding sulfite exporter TauE/SafE family protein has product MLVVSLILAALIGISLGLLGGGGSILTVPILTYVVGIAAKPAIAMSLIVVGVTSAVASVQHARNGNVRWGTGLFFGVSSMIGAFLGGRVAYLIPGTVLLGAFGLMMLITALAMLRGRKESKADGKPHALWLVPVEGLIVGAVTGLIGAGGGFLVVPALALLGGLPMKEAVGTSLFVIALKSFAGAAGHLGHVEIDWMLTAGFSVAAVLGTFVGTRMVSKLPQDTLRKAFAFFVLIMGFFVIGAEVVKSRLVGVLPVAVAGVVAASLMAVYARRMAARSAQPREEVTPA; this is encoded by the coding sequence ATGCTCGTTGTTTCTTTGATCCTCGCCGCCCTGATCGGCATCTCCCTCGGCCTCCTCGGTGGAGGAGGCTCCATCCTGACGGTACCCATCCTCACGTACGTCGTGGGGATCGCTGCGAAGCCCGCAATCGCGATGAGCTTAATCGTGGTTGGTGTGACGAGCGCGGTCGCCTCGGTCCAGCACGCCCGAAACGGCAACGTGCGCTGGGGCACTGGTCTGTTCTTCGGCGTATCGAGCATGATCGGCGCGTTTCTCGGTGGCCGTGTTGCCTACTTGATCCCGGGCACCGTGTTGCTTGGCGCGTTTGGGTTGATGATGTTGATCACGGCGCTCGCGATGCTGCGCGGTCGCAAGGAGTCCAAGGCTGATGGCAAGCCCCACGCCCTGTGGTTGGTGCCGGTTGAAGGCCTGATCGTTGGTGCGGTGACTGGCCTGATCGGCGCGGGCGGGGGATTCCTCGTGGTTCCGGCGCTGGCGCTGCTCGGCGGCCTGCCCATGAAGGAGGCAGTCGGCACCTCGCTGTTCGTCATCGCGTTGAAGTCGTTCGCTGGCGCTGCCGGTCACCTCGGCCACGTCGAGATCGACTGGATGCTGACCGCCGGCTTCTCCGTGGCTGCAGTCCTCGGCACCTTCGTGGGGACTCGGATGGTGAGCAAGCTGCCTCAGGACACGCTGCGCAAGGCCTTCGCGTTCTTCGTGCTCATCATGGGGTTCTTCGTGATTGGCGCCGAAGTCGTGAAGAGTCGCCTGGTCGGTGTGCTGCCCGTCGCGGTCGCTGGAGTCGTGGCTGCCAGTCTGATGGCCGTGTACGCTCGGCGTATGGCGGCTCGCTCGGCCCAGCCCCGGGAGGAAGTGACGCCCGCCTAG
- a CDS encoding M23 family metallopeptidase — MSTDQDDDVDAAVEAAAEEEAASSASTLPSVGWVLPLDHGIRADKAGQGQFLAPRYHGKHNGVDLLAPVGTPILAACSGEATQGMLGGYGRVVKLVCPVPADWGSGYLSFFYSHLSKQNLTEDVYTRVELGQELGAVGKSGNASGPSVMPHLHLELVVQPTERAAKDETHSGRDQSDNPAADALLAKLEERCLKPSGVKVEAGLQRHRRLDPYVVLSCMGAKKPEFTPAQGALRGASTPWHALYTASDANPDISLLPSR; from the coding sequence TTGAGCACGGATCAAGACGATGACGTGGACGCCGCCGTCGAGGCGGCCGCGGAGGAAGAAGCAGCGAGCTCAGCGTCTACGCTCCCGAGCGTTGGCTGGGTGCTCCCCCTGGACCATGGGATCCGTGCGGATAAGGCAGGGCAGGGACAGTTCCTCGCACCGCGCTACCATGGCAAGCACAACGGCGTAGATCTGCTTGCGCCCGTGGGGACGCCTATCCTCGCCGCGTGTTCCGGTGAGGCAACACAGGGCATGCTTGGCGGTTACGGCCGCGTGGTGAAACTCGTCTGCCCGGTGCCGGCGGATTGGGGCTCAGGCTACCTCTCGTTCTTCTACTCCCACTTGTCCAAGCAAAACCTGACTGAAGATGTCTACACGCGCGTCGAGCTCGGGCAAGAGCTGGGTGCGGTGGGCAAGAGTGGGAACGCGTCGGGTCCTAGCGTGATGCCGCACCTGCACCTCGAGCTGGTCGTACAACCTACGGAGCGGGCGGCGAAAGACGAGACCCATTCGGGACGTGACCAGAGTGACAACCCGGCCGCGGACGCGTTGCTCGCAAAGCTCGAGGAGCGCTGCCTAAAGCCCTCCGGGGTGAAGGTGGAGGCCGGGCTGCAGCGACACCGACGCTTGGACCCCTACGTGGTTCTGAGTTGCATGGGCGCGAAGAAGCCTGAGTTCACGCCGGCGCAGGGCGCCTTGCGCGGAGCCAGCACCCCCTGGCATGCTCTGTACACCGCGAGTGACGCCAACCCAGACATCTCCCTGCTGCCCAGCCGCTAG
- a CDS encoding DUF4105 domain-containing protein: protein MIPSLALLGALSADPQIVVYTMGPGKDLFERFGHAAVCVESRERGRCYNYGTTDFQTPPEKIGWEFIRGNSRFWVAIWPRDRMLRAYISTDRDVFRQVLPLTPEQTRRVIARLEEDSREENRYYRYHHFDDNCTTRIRDVIDDATGGAFLKGADASAGVTRRELGAQGLAEWPLAIAAGQLFAGPRLDRDMTRNEAMFLPSNLRAELTSELGAKPERVNSRRGPPFPARPGPTWHYFMSLALGLTLPLVAVGRRGRFARVAVVLCGTILGALGVLVWGLSLLAHMQELRVNQALLLFWPTDLSLGFLGARARTSYARLRALAALCTLILSVIGVLRQPLVAPALLVLLPLGWLGWSTIGAVRAPFAKVRKHGLGSRREPDSVSVTEGKP, encoded by the coding sequence GTGATCCCCAGCTTGGCACTGCTCGGCGCGCTGAGCGCCGATCCTCAGATCGTCGTCTACACGATGGGACCGGGGAAGGACCTCTTCGAGCGCTTCGGCCACGCTGCTGTGTGCGTCGAGAGCCGGGAGCGGGGTCGCTGCTACAACTACGGCACGACGGACTTTCAGACACCGCCGGAGAAGATCGGTTGGGAGTTCATTCGTGGAAATTCTCGCTTCTGGGTGGCCATCTGGCCGCGCGATCGCATGCTCCGCGCCTACATCTCGACGGATCGCGACGTGTTCCGCCAGGTGTTGCCCCTCACCCCCGAACAAACACGCAGGGTCATTGCGCGCCTCGAGGAAGATAGCCGCGAGGAAAATAGGTACTACCGCTACCATCACTTTGACGACAACTGCACGACACGCATCCGTGACGTCATCGACGATGCCACCGGCGGAGCGTTCCTGAAGGGCGCTGACGCCAGCGCGGGTGTCACACGCCGAGAGCTGGGTGCGCAGGGGCTCGCTGAGTGGCCGCTTGCGATTGCTGCCGGGCAGCTATTCGCAGGGCCGCGGCTCGATCGCGATATGACGCGGAACGAGGCGATGTTCCTGCCGAGCAACCTGCGAGCCGAGCTGACCTCCGAGCTCGGAGCAAAGCCCGAGCGCGTCAACAGCCGTCGCGGGCCGCCGTTTCCCGCGCGTCCCGGCCCGACGTGGCACTACTTCATGTCGCTGGCGCTTGGGCTGACGTTGCCGCTCGTGGCCGTCGGGCGGCGGGGGCGTTTCGCGCGCGTCGCGGTGGTGCTGTGCGGGACTATTTTGGGAGCCTTGGGAGTCCTGGTCTGGGGACTCAGCTTGCTCGCCCACATGCAAGAGCTGCGGGTCAATCAAGCCTTGCTGCTCTTCTGGCCAACCGACTTGAGTCTCGGGTTCCTCGGGGCACGAGCGCGCACGAGCTACGCGAGGCTGCGCGCCTTGGCCGCGCTTTGCACCCTGATTCTGAGCGTGATCGGTGTGTTGAGGCAGCCCCTCGTGGCGCCCGCGTTATTGGTGTTGCTTCCTCTGGGCTGGCTTGGTTGGTCAACAATTGGAGCGGTTCGAGCACCCTTTGCTAAGGTTCGAAAACATGGCCTGGGGAGCAGAAGAGAGCCGGACAGCGTGTCTGTCACTGAGGGGAAACCTTAG